The Rhododendron vialii isolate Sample 1 chromosome 5a, ASM3025357v1 genome contains a region encoding:
- the LOC131327714 gene encoding uncharacterized protein LOC131327714: MTFAEFKTLFLDKYFPTPLRLAMEQEFLNLKQGTMTVTQYAAKFEELSRYALTSIPTEDKKAKRIEWGLTTARKAVVAQAFTTYAAVVKCALWLESEETDFKTRWRKATSDTGGPIRTQPPNNNRGPYHHKPSNSTQSNQPWETPGLANRRGETEKQEPNPSVIQGTLLLYSTRVQSLFDSSVSHSFISTACVTALALEIEPLSMCTKVSSPLGGRIAVSLVCRGCELEIANLRLTCDPGVINMADFNVIPGMD, from the exons atgacatttgccgagttcAAGACTCTGTTCCTCGACAAATATTTTCCcacaccccttcgcctagccatGGAACAGGAGTTCCTGAACCTAAAGCAAGGAACGATGACCGttacccagtacgcggccaaatttgagGAACTATCCCGTTACGCTCTAACCTCCATACCAACCGAGGACAAGAAGGCTAAGAGAATCGAGTGGGGACTGACGACTGCTCGAAAGGCTGTGGTGGCTCAAGCTTTTACCACCTATGCCGCAGTCGTGAAGTGTGCACTCTGGCTAGAGAGTGAGGAgactgacttcaaaacccgatggaggaaggcgacaaGCGACACCGGTGGACCGATCCGAACCCAACCCcccaacaacaaccgtggaccctaccACCATAAACCTTCTAACTCGACTCAAAGCAATCAACCATGGGAGACTCCAGGACTGGCGAACCGAAGAGGGGAG ACTGAGAAACAAGAACCgaatccctctgtgatccaaggtacgctactattatATAGTACCCGCGTACAATCCTTGTTTGACTCTAGTGTATCTCATTCGTTTATATCTACTGCCTGCGTAACTGCTCTAGCACTAGAAATAGAACCCCTAAGTATGTGTACGAAAGTATCATCACCGTTAGGGGGAAGAATAGCTGTTAgcctagtgtgtagagggtgcgaactagaaatagccaacctacgTTTGACCTGTGATCCTGGAGTAATCAACATGGCAGATTTCAACGTAATCCCAGGGATGGACTGA